The bacterium DNA window CCGCGCCCCGCGCCTATCCTCATTCCCATGAGGACGACGCTCCGCATCGCCGCCGCGCTCCTGCTGCTGCTCGCGGCGCCCGCGCTCTCCAGCGCCGAGACCCTCACCATCCTGCACGTCAACGACTTCCACGGCGCGCTCGAGCCCACCCGCACCGCCTCCGGGCAGCCCGAGGAGGGCGGCGCCGCGCGCCTCGCGGCCGTGATGCGTGCCGAGCGCACGCCGACGACCCTCTTTCTCTCGGCCGGCGACCTCATGCAGGGAACGAACATCTCCAACCTCTTCGCCGGCAAGCCCGTGATCGAGGTCTTCAATCTGATGGGGCTCGACGCCTCGGCGGTCGGCAACCACGAGTTCGACGCCGGGCAGGCGGCGCTCGCGGAGCGCGCCGCGGAGGCGCGCTTCCCCTTCCTCGCCGCGAACATCGAGGGGAGCGGTCCCTGGAAGCCCTCCGAGGTGCGCCGCGTGGGCGGGCTGCGCGTCGCGCTCTTCGGCCTGACCACCGAGGAGACGCCGGTCGCGACCCACCCGCGCAACGTCCAGGGGCTGAAGTTCACGGACGCCGCGGCGGCGGCGCGCCGCATGGTCGCCGAGCTGCGCCCGCAGGCCGACCTGGTGATCGCGCTGACCCACCTCGGCTTCGAGGAGGACGAGAAGCTCGCGGCGGCGGCGCCCGGCATCGACATCATCGTCGGCGGGCACACGCACACGAAGGTCGAGCAGCCGGCGCAGGTGGGCACCACGCTGGTCCTCCAGGCGTACGAGCGCGGCGCGGTGCTCGGGAGGCTGGACCTGGAGGTCGTGGACGGCACGGTCGTCGCGCACCGCTACCGGCTCGTCCCGGTGACCGGCGCCGCGGGCGAGGACCCCGAGGTGGCGGCGGTCGTCGCCGGCTATGCCGCCCGGCTGGGCGCGAAGATGGGTGAGCCGGTGGGCACGGCGGCGGTGGACCTCGACGGCGGCAAGGACGCGACGCGCTCGCGCGAGACGAACCTCGGCGACCTCATCGCCGACGTGATGCGCGAGACCGCCGGCGCGGACGTGGCGCTCATCAACGGCGGCACGATCCGCGCGGGCGTCCCCGCCGGGCCGGTCACGGTCGGGGCGATTTACAACGTGCTGCCCTTCGACAACTGGCTGGTCTCGTTCGCCGTCACCGGCAGGGAGCTGCGCGCGGCGCTCGAGACCGGCGTCTCGCGCGTCGAGGTCCGCGACGGCGGGTTCCCGCAGGTCTCCGGGATGCGCTTCACCTTCGATCCGCGCAAGCCGGCGGGCCAGCGCATCGTCTCGGTCGAGGTCGGCGGCGCGCCGCTGGACGAGGCGCGGACCTACGTGCTGGCGACCCACGACTTCCTCGCCGCGGGCGGCAACGACTACACGGAGTTCGCGGGGCACGCGCCGGTCTACAGCGACTCCAGCCGCTGGCTGCGCGACGTGCTGGCGGAGTGGTGGCGCAAGCGCGGCAGCATCGCCCCCGCGGTCGACGGACGGATCGCCGCGGCGGCGCCGTGATGCCCGCGCAGCTGGTGCGCATCAGCTTCAACGGCGAGGAGCGGACGCTCGCCGCCGGGCTCACGGTGCGCAGCCTGCTCACCGAGGCGCAGGCGCAGGCGGTGCGGCGCGGCGAGATGGCGGTCCGCGACGGCGCAGGGCGCGAGCGCGGACTCGGCGGCGCGCTGCAGGACGGCGCCGTCCTCTCGCTCGTGCCGCGCCGGCGGCCCTGAGCGGGCGCCCCGACGCCCGTGGACCTCCACCGCCGCACCTTCGCCGCGCTGCGGCACCGCAACTTCCGGCTCTTCTGGATCGCGCAGCTCATCTCCCTGACCGGCACCTGGATGCACGCGGTCGCCCAGGGCTGGCTCGTGCTGGAACTGACCGACCAGCCCTTCTGGCTCGGCGCGGTCGGCGCCGCGGGCACGCTGCCGGTGCTCGCGTTCTCGCTGCTCGGCGGCGTCGCTGCGGACCGGCTCCCCAAGCGCGCGCTGCTGATCGCCAGCCAGAGCGCGTCGGCAACCCTTGCGCTCTTCCTCGGCCTGCTCGCTCTCAGCGGCCAGGTCCAGGTCTGGCACGTGCTCATCGTCGCGCTGGCGCTCGGCACGGCCAACGCGCTGGATCTGCCGGCGCGGCAGTCCTTCATCGTGGAGATGGTCGGGCGCGAGGACCTGCTCAACGCGATCGCGCTGAACTCCTTCACCTTCAACGCCGCGCGCGTCGTGGGGCCGGCGGTCGCCGGGGTGATCGTCGCCGCGGCCGGCGCCCCGGCCTGCTTCCTCGTCAACGCGGCGAGCTTCATCCCCGTCGTCGCCGCGCTCGGGATGATGCGCGACCTCCCCGGGGCCCGGCAGGCGCGCCCCGGCTCGGTCGCGACCGACCTGCGCGAGGGGCTGGCCTACGTGCTGCGCGAGCGGCGCTTCCAGGGGTTCATCGGGCTGGTGGCGATGGGGAGCTTCTTCGGCTTCCCGTGCATCACCCTGCTGCCGGCGTTCGCGCGGGACGTGCTCCACGCCGGCGCGCACGGCTACGGGCTGCTGATGGCGATGACGGGGGTCGGCGCGGTCGTCTCGGCGCTCGCGCTCGCGGGGCGCCAGCGCTCGGGCGTCTCGGGCGGCGTGGTGGTCTGGGCCGGCGTGGCCTTCGGCGCGGCGCTCGTGGTCTTCGCGGCCGCCCGCTCGTTTGCCGTGGCTGCACCGCTGCTGGTGATCGCCGGCGCCGCCATGGTGGCGCAGGCCGCGACCGCCAACACGCTCGTGCAGGCGATGGTCCCCGACGTGCTGCGCGGGCGGATCATGAGCGTCTTCACGCTGGTGCTCATGGGCGCCATGCCGCTCGGCAACATCGTCATCGGCGCCCTCGCTGAGCTGATCGGGACAACGGCCGCGATCGCGGCCTTCGGCCTGGGGCTCTGCGCCGCGGTCGGCGCCATCGCCGCCGTCCGCCGCGAAGTCTTCTAACCAGGGTAGCGCCGAACTTCAGGAGGCCCTTTCGGGCCCTGGCGGCGTTGCCCGCCCGCTTCGCTCGTGCGGCGTACCTCCAGTACGCCTCCTCGCAAGCTTTCGAGCTGCCTTGCCAGGACCCAAAATGACGCTCCCGAAGCGTCGGCGCAGCCTAGGCTTTGTAACCGATCTCGTTGATCTTGGCCTTGATCGCCTCGACGGTGGTCTTCGCGGGATCGAAGACGAACGTCCCTTCCTTCTTCGCCAGATCGACCTTGACTTTCTTCACGCCGACCAGCGCGGTCACGCCCTTTTCCACGCGCATCACGCAGTGCCCGCAGCTCATCCCCTCGATCTTGACCACCGCCGTCGTCTCGTCCTTCTTGTCGAACAGACCCATCTCGTCTCTTCCTTTCCTTGCCAGAGCCCGGCGCCGCGCCGGGGCTATTCCTTCGCGGCGTCTTCCACCCGCCGCTCCTTGGCCCGGTCCGCAGCCTCCTGGACCTGGCGCACGTCCTCCGCCCGCTGGAGCGGGGCGACCACCGCCGGCCCGGACACCGTCTGCTCCTTCACATCGCGCAGCACCAGCCACGCGGTGACGAGCAGCCCGGCCAGCATCAGGATGAGCCAGAAACCCTTCACGTCCCCCTCCTCCTCCAGCGCCTCGCGTTCACACCACGCGCGCGGTTAGATGCGTCCGCCGTCGTACCGTCGCGCGGTCGCCATGGGGCGACTATCGTCGGAGCGGCCAACAAGCGTCAAGACCTTGCAGGGCCGATCTCCGCGGCACGTCGATGGCGGTGGGCCTGGTTGACCGGCGACTCATTTCCGGACTATATTCGGGCCGGCATCGAAGGAGGAGGCGGTCATGAAACTCTCCGCACAGATCAAACCGATCAGCTACCTCAAGGCGCACGCGGCGGAGATCGTGCGGAACATGGGAGAGCGCCGGGAGCCCCTGGTCATCACCCAGAACGGGGAAGCCAAGGTCGTCCTGCAGGACATCCACACCTTCGAGCAGGCACAGGAGACAATGGCCCTGCTGAAGATACTGGCCCTCGGGAGCCGCCAGATCGAGGAGGGGGATGTCGAGCCTGCCGCGAGCGCGATCAGGCGCGTGCGGCAAGCGCGGAAGGCCGGCTGATGTCGTGTACGGTCCTGCTCACGCGTCACGCGGCGCGCGACCTGGAGGAACTCCACGACTACGTGGCGCGGCACGACGCCCCGGGGAAGGCAGAGCACCTCCTCCGGCGCATCGAACAGGCCTTCGAGCGCCTGTCCGAAACGCCGCAGCGCGGAGCGTACCCCCGGGAACTGCTGGCCATGGGTATCCGGGAGTATCGCGAAGTGTTCTTCAAACCGTATCGCGTCATCTACAAGGTCGTTGGCGGCAACGTCTACGTCCTCCTGATCGCCGACGGCCGTCGCGACCTGCAGACGCTCCTCCAGCGGCGGCTGCTGGAGGGATAGCACCAGGAAGGGCCAGAGGCTAGGGGACATCCTCGCCTGCGCCAGTCATTCCCTTGTCGAAGATGACGCGCGCGAATTGACACCCCACGGCCCCGCCCCTACGATACCGCCAACATCGGGGAGGGCGCCATGAAGGAGAGGATCGTCCGCGCGTTCGACGAGCACGCCCGGCTGCAGAAGGAGTTCCTCAAGCACCACACGGACTCGCTGGCGAAGGTCGCCGAGGTGATCCTCGAGGCCTTCCGCAAGGGGCGCACCGTGTTCTTCTTCGGCAACGGCGGCAGCGCCGCCGATGCCCAGCACCTGGCGGCCGAGTACGTCAACCGCTTCCGCGCCGACCGCCGCGCGCTGCCCGCGCTCGCGCTCACGGTGGACACCTCCGTGCTCACGAGCATCGCCAACGACTCGAGCTACGAGCGCGTCTTCGCGCGCCAGATCGAGGCGCTCGGCCGGCCCGACGACGTCGCGGTCGGGCTCTCGACGAGCGGCGCATCGCCGAACGTCA harbors:
- a CDS encoding copper ion binding protein; the encoded protein is MGLFDKKDETTAVVKIEGMSCGHCVMRVEKGVTALVGVKKVKVDLAKKEGTFVFDPAKTTVEAIKAKINEIGYKA
- a CDS encoding MFS transporter gives rise to the protein MDLHRRTFAALRHRNFRLFWIAQLISLTGTWMHAVAQGWLVLELTDQPFWLGAVGAAGTLPVLAFSLLGGVAADRLPKRALLIASQSASATLALFLGLLALSGQVQVWHVLIVALALGTANALDLPARQSFIVEMVGREDLLNAIALNSFTFNAARVVGPAVAGVIVAAAGAPACFLVNAASFIPVVAALGMMRDLPGARQARPGSVATDLREGLAYVLRERRFQGFIGLVAMGSFFGFPCITLLPAFARDVLHAGAHGYGLLMAMTGVGAVVSALALAGRQRSGVSGGVVVWAGVAFGAALVVFAAARSFAVAAPLLVIAGAAMVAQAATANTLVQAMVPDVLRGRIMSVFTLVLMGAMPLGNIVIGALAELIGTTAAIAAFGLGLCAAVGAIAAVRREVF
- a CDS encoding 5'-nucleotidase C-terminal domain-containing protein; this encodes MRTTLRIAAALLLLLAAPALSSAETLTILHVNDFHGALEPTRTASGQPEEGGAARLAAVMRAERTPTTLFLSAGDLMQGTNISNLFAGKPVIEVFNLMGLDASAVGNHEFDAGQAALAERAAEARFPFLAANIEGSGPWKPSEVRRVGGLRVALFGLTTEETPVATHPRNVQGLKFTDAAAAARRMVAELRPQADLVIALTHLGFEEDEKLAAAAPGIDIIVGGHTHTKVEQPAQVGTTLVLQAYERGAVLGRLDLEVVDGTVVAHRYRLVPVTGAAGEDPEVAAVVAGYAARLGAKMGEPVGTAAVDLDGGKDATRSRETNLGDLIADVMRETAGADVALINGGTIRAGVPAGPVTVGAIYNVLPFDNWLVSFAVTGRELRAALETGVSRVEVRDGGFPQVSGMRFTFDPRKPAGQRIVSVEVGGAPLDEARTYVLATHDFLAAGGNDYTEFAGHAPVYSDSSRWLRDVLAEWWRKRGSIAPAVDGRIAAAAP
- a CDS encoding type II toxin-antitoxin system Phd/YefM family antitoxin, with translation MKLSAQIKPISYLKAHAAEIVRNMGERREPLVITQNGEAKVVLQDIHTFEQAQETMALLKILALGSRQIEEGDVEPAASAIRRVRQARKAG
- a CDS encoding D-sedoheptulose 7-phosphate isomerase; the encoded protein is MKERIVRAFDEHARLQKEFLKHHTDSLAKVAEVILEAFRKGRTVFFFGNGGSAADAQHLAAEYVNRFRADRRALPALALTVDTSVLTSIANDSSYERVFARQIEALGRPDDVAVGLSTSGASPNVIAGIRQARTLGLVTVGFSGGDGGALLRECDHCVTVPATITARIQEMHLICGHVVCDIVEQEIIHPTHETR
- a CDS encoding type II toxin-antitoxin system RelE/ParE family toxin — protein: MSCTVLLTRHAARDLEELHDYVARHDAPGKAEHLLRRIEQAFERLSETPQRGAYPRELLAMGIREYREVFFKPYRVIYKVVGGNVYVLLIADGRRDLQTLLQRRLLEG